A single Argentina anserina chromosome 7, drPotAnse1.1, whole genome shotgun sequence DNA region contains:
- the LOC126803015 gene encoding probable WRKY transcription factor 53, with translation MAKYYNMGVNWEQKSRLVNELTQGRELARQLQIHLNATSSLNPSTSSQTALAREVLIQKIISSYEKALSLLSFGSSAPISVAVDQQHQQQPTSTVAAPTGVVTIRMANSPPSLNGSPRSEDSDDHKDPSRKRKSLARWTKQVRVTSGMGLEGPLDDGFSWRKYGQKDILGAKYPRGYYRCTHRNVQGCLATKQVQRSDEDPMILEITYRGRHTCTQAASTTVTSPPPKPISPSPEQTPEPPQINQQPHHSMLLSLPEGLRVITEGLDTSHDHRDELAFSSFNNNNYVGSFSPPLTMRIASTSRTNYFSVLSQQDVGRNQDLQSSAAAESHDIISAATSAANSPTVGLDFPFDQANHQILYPNFSFDDPGFFP, from the exons ATGGCCAAGTACTACAACATGGGAGTAAATTGGGAGCAAAAGAGTCGTCTTGTAAATGAGCTAACACAAGGCAGGGAGCTAGCTAGGCAGCTTCAGATCCATCTCAATGCTACATCATCTTTGAATCCTTCCACGAGCTCTCAAACAGCGCTAGCTCGCGAGGTTCTGATCCAAAAGATCATATCTTCCTACGAAAAGGCGCTTTCGTTGCTCAGTTTCGGCAGCTCGGCCCCAATTTCTGTAGCAGTAGATCAACAACACCAACAACAACCTACATCTACAGTAGCTGCTCCCACAGGTGTTGTTACAATTCGAATGGCTAACTCCCCACCTTCGTTAAATGGGAGTCCTCGGAGTGAAGACTCGGATGACCACAAAGATCCCTCTAGAAAAAG GAAAAGTTTAGCAAGATGGACCAAACAAGTAAGAGTAACATCAGGTATGGGGCTTGAAGGGCCTCTTGATGATGGCTTTAGCTGGAGGAAGTATGGCCAAAAGGACATTCTCGGAGCCAAATATCCGAG AGGATATTACAGATGCACTCATCGAAATGTTCAAGGTTGTTTGGCCACAAAGCAAGTGCAACGCTCCGATGAGGACCCTATGATTCTTGAGATTACTTACCGAGGAAGGCACACTTGTACTCAAGCAGCCTCCACCACTGTCACTAGTCCTCCACCAAAACCGATATCACCATCGCCTGAGCAAACACCAGAACCACCACAGATCAATCAGCAGCCTCATCATAGTATGCTCTTAAGCCTGCCGGAAGGCCTCAGGGTCATAACCGAAGGCCTGGACACTAGCCATGATCATCGTGACGAATTAGCATTCTCCTCATTTAACAACAACAATTACGTGGGGAGTTTTTCTCCTCCGTTAACTATGCGTATTGCGTCAACTTCTAGGACAAACTATTTCTCTGTACTGTCTCAGCAGGACGTTGGTCGTAACCAAGATCTGCAGAGCAGCGCTGCGGCCGAGTCTCATGATATAATCTCAGCTGCTACCTCAGCTGCCAACTCTCCAACTGTTGGTTTGGATTTTCCATTTGATCAAGCTAATCATCAGATATTATACCCCAACTTCAGTTTTGATGATCCTGGATTTTTTCCCTAG
- the LOC126803006 gene encoding dihydrofolate synthetase, with the protein MLKLFRQCSVFTNWVSSIRVGLLGNLEPRRGFFSISEDIELKELMEYMDSLKNYEKSGVPVGAGTDSNDGFDLGRMQTLMELMGSPHFKFKAVHIAGTKGKGSTTAFLSNILRAEGYSVGCYTSPHIRTIRERITLGRSGEPVSAKALNCIFQESKKNVDCAIEVENGYISHFEVLTALAFTLFAKEKVDIAVIEAGLGGARDATNVIPSSGLATSIITTIGEEHLAALGGSLESIAMAKSGIMKHGCPVVLGGPFLPHIECILRDKALLMNSPVVLASDTRNKSKINGFSMLDGRPFQSCDIVIQLESDLKLSIELLDLKLFMLGSHQLQNAVTATCAALCLRNLGWRISDASIRTGLQQTHLLGRSQFLTLEEAEALGLFGATILLDGAHTKESAKALMDTIMMTFPESRLILVVAMANDKDHLGFAREFLSGGHLEGVICTEANIAGGKTRTTAASVLRNCWIQASKELSPDIVHDQMTECQDFSKVQLVGLSASRKRPLLAAVPSFQDSMKIANQILRGRTRDQSHITVITGSLHIVASTLATLNA; encoded by the exons ATGCTGAAGCTTTTCCGGCAATGCTCCGTTTTTACGAATTGGGTTTCATCAATTCGGGTTGGGTTATTGGGTAATCTGGAGCCCAGAAGAGGGTTTTTCTCAATCTCAGAGGATATTGAGCTGAAGGAGTTGATGGAGTACATGGACTCACTGAAGAACTATGAGAAATCAGGGGTTCCTGTCGGAGCGGGCACCGATTCCAACGACGGGTTTGATCTGGGTCGAATGCAGACTTTGATGGAACTCATGGGTAGTCCTCATTTTAAGTTCAAG GCTGTTCACATTGCTGGAACGAAAGGAAAAGGATCAACAACAGCATTTCTGAGCAACATTTTGAGGGCAGAAGGGTATTCAGTTGGGTGTTATACTAG CCCACATATTCGAACTATCAGGGAGCGAATTACTCTAGGAAGGTCTGGTGAGCCAGTGTCGGCAAAGGCTTTGAACTGTATCTTTCAAGAGAGTAAAAAGAATGTTGATTGTGCTATTGAAGTTGAGAATGGATATATTAGTCACTTTGAG GTTCTTACTGCACTAGCATTCACACTATTTGCCAAAGAGAAGGTTGATATCGCAGTGATTGAG GCTGGGTTGGGGGGTGCTCGGGATGCAACTAATGTCATTCCTAGCTCTGGACTTGCCACATCCATCATTACTACAATAGGTGAGGAACATTTGGCCGCACTTGGAGGTTCTTTGGAAAGTATTGCAATGGCGAAGTCCGGAATCATGAAACATGGCTGCCCA GTGGTTTTAGGTGGTCCATTTCTTCCACATATCGAGTGCATTCTTCGTGATAAAGCATTGCTGATGAATTCTCCTGTAGTATTAGCATCTGATacaagaaacaaaagcaaGATAAATGGTTTTAGCATGCTTGATGGTAGACCCTTCCAATCTTGTGATATAGTGATACAGCTTGAGAGTGACTTAAAGCTG TCAATTGAATTATTGGATTTGAAACTATTCATGCTTGGAAGTCACCAACTTCAGAATGCTGTAACTGCTACTTGTGCAGCACTATGTCTCCGTAACTTGG GATGGAGAATTTCAGATGCATCCATTAGAACTGGTTTACAGCAGACTCACCTTCTTGGAAGAAGTCAATTTCTAACATTGGAAGAAGCCGAGGCATTGGGATTGTTTGGAGCAACAATATTGCTTGATGGAG CCCACACCAAAGAATCTGCTAAAGCGCTGATGGACACTATAATGATGACTTTCCCAGAGTCGCGATTGATTCTTGTGGTTGCAATGGCAAACGACAAAGATCATCTAGGTTTTGCAAGAGAGTTTCTTTCAG GTGGGCATCTAGAGGGTGTCATTTGTACAGAAGCTAACATTGCTGGGGGAAAAACTCGGACAACTGCAGCATCAGTGCTAAGAAATTGCTGGATCCAAGCTTCCAAAGAACTGAGCCCAGATATCGTTCATGATCAAATGACAGAATGTCAAGACTTTTCAAAGGTCCAATTAGTTGGCTTAAGCGCCTCAAGAAAAAGACCATTACTTGCTGCCGTGCCTTCATTTCAGGATTCCATGAAGATTGCAAATCAAATTCTCAGGGGAAGAACCAGGGATCAATCTCATATTACTGTAATAACTGGCTCTCTACATATAGTTGCATCAACATTAGCTACCCTCAATGCATAA
- the LOC126803855 gene encoding transcription factor SPEECHLESS: protein MDDHLLSEFFQENDHTYGGGDSSCFAPGDDLFSILESLDAGTLMDSFPPPTPCDELVFCSSKDGGVEASPELETSPKSSKRVKLSKEASPGGTGSNSDDGQQRMSHITVERNRRKQMNEHLTVLRSLMPCFYVKRGDQASIIGGVVDYINELQQVLQSLEAKKQRKAYSEVLSPRLPVSSSPRLPSSPLVLSPRKHPLSPLASPRISCSSLPISPRTPQPTSPYKPPRTTSLQHLQQPAYLSSPTIAAAASSVEPSPSNSSTSNYSSSVNHVIDNLNELFANSKSAIADVEVKFSGANVLVNTVSPPIPGQAFKIISALEDLSLEILHVEIKTEDERMLNTFTIKIGIECQLSAEELAHQIQQTFR, encoded by the exons ATGGATGATCATCTTTTGTCTGAATTTTTCCAAGAAAACGATCACACCTACGGTGGCGGCGATTCCAGCTGCTTTGCTCCCGGTGACGATCTTTTTAGCATATTGGAGAGCTTAGATGCAGGAACACTCATGGATAGTTTTCCTCCGCCAACGCCGTGCGATGAACTGGTGTTTTGCTCATCAAAAGATGGAGGAGTAGAAGCGTCCCCGGAGCTTGAAACTTCACCAAAATCATCCAAGAGGGTGAAGCTTTCGAAAGAGGCTTCCCCAGGCGGGACAGGTTCTAATTCCGACGATGGACAGCAAAGGATGTCGCACATAACGGTGGAGCGCAACCGGAGGAAGCAAATGAACGAGCACTTGACAGTCTTGCGCTCTCTCATGCCTTGTTTTTATGTCAAAAGA GGGGATCAAGCATCAATTATTGGAGGGGTGGTTGACTACATCAATGAATTGCAGCAAGTTCTTCAGTCACTAGAAGCCAAGAAGCAACGAAAGGCATACAGTGAAGTGTTAAGCCCTAGGCTACCAGTTTCAAGCAGTCCAAGATTACCTTCATCACCACTAGTACTTAGCCCTAGAAAACACCCATTAAGTCCTTTAGCTAGTCCGAGAATCAGCTGCAGTAGCTTGCCTATTAGTCCAAGAACACCACAGCCGACCAGCCCTTACAAGCCTCCCAGGACGACGTCGTTACAACACTTGCAACAACCGGCTTACCTATCCAGTCCAACCATAGCTGCAGCTGCCTCATCAGTTGAACCATCTCCTTCGAATTCGTCGACTTCTAATTATTCCTCCTCGGTTAACCATGTTATTGACAATCTCAATGAGCTGTTTGCCAATTCTAAGTCCGCCATTGCCGATGTGGAAGTGAAGTTTTCCGGTGCAAATGTTCTGGTAAACACTGTGTCTCCTCCGATACCAGGACAAGCTTTCAAAATCATTTCGGCTCTTGAAGATCTTTCCCTCGAGATTCTCCACGTCGAAATCAAGACGGAAGACGAAAGGATGCTTAATACCTTCACCATCAAG ATTGGAATCGAGTGCCAACTTAGTGCTGAGGAACTCGCTCACCAAATTCAGCAAACATTCCGCTAA
- the LOC126803856 gene encoding uncharacterized protein LOC126803856, which yields MQSTDELKKEIMYSSLELESVKCKVTESQQNVSNLLNLLEVAYQERDEARDQLNKIFEKVNLSSPEFPDINMHDSSTMGFVNVKQPNVERLLPVKGKLLQAVKEAGPLLMSLLIAGPPLPQWKNPPPPLQQPFKIPPIPLINSYAKGSPLSFDQRPFALSNPMNTSYFNETHTSLAANVILNFNTVLPSVGGSCFNNYSMMISNSGFDHQTSIAKRQRLQ from the exons ATGCAGAGCACTGATGAGTTAAAAAAGGAGATCATGTACTCGAGTCTTGAACTAGAATCAGTGAAATGTAAAGTTACCGAGAGTCAGCAAAATGTGTCAAACTTACTCAATCTGCTCGAGGTTGCATACCAAGAAAGAGATGAAGCCAGAGACCAATTGAACAAGATATTTGAGAAGGTGAACC TTTCTTCACCAGAGTTTCCAGACATCAATATGCATGATTCAAGCACCATGGGGTTTGTTAATGTGAAGCAGCCTAACGTG GAAAGACTTTTACCTGTGAAAGGAAAACTTCTGCAAGCTGTGAAGGAAGCTGGTCCATTGCTTATGTCGCTTCTCATTGCTGGTCCACCGTTGCCCCAATGGAAAAACCCCCCTCCTCCTTTGCAGCAACCCTTCAAAATCCCACCAATTCCCTTGATCAACAGTTATGCCAAAGGTTCTCCTCTAAGCTTTGATCAGAGACCATTTGCACTTTCAAATCCTATGAATACTAGCTACTTCAATGAGACTCATACATCTTTAGCTGCCAATGTCATTTTGAATTTCAACACCGTCCTTCCTTCAGTTGGTGGTTCGTGCTTCAATAATTACTCAATGATGATTTCAAACTCTGGGTTCGACCACCAAACCTCAATTGCCAAGCGGCAAAGGCTTCAATGA